A single region of the Leisingera thetidis genome encodes:
- a CDS encoding class I SAM-dependent methyltransferase, producing the protein MSHIYSNEFYDYIDQGARSSAQAMISVVQPHLQAGSVLDLGSGRGVWLSEWIKAGVRDVAGVDGDYVDRGRLAIPCAQFHAADLTKPFDLGRKFDLAQSLEVGEHLPEAASEKLVGSLTRHADRVLFSAAVPGQGGEFHINEKPLSFWQELFAAHGFTAFDFARPRLKHMEGVEPWYRYNTVLYANAAGREGLPQEVLEAEIPAGQKVPLAGSLGWRMRRGLVSLMPQPMVTKIAQGRAAVLARRARRLQEAAG; encoded by the coding sequence ATGTCCCATATCTATTCCAACGAGTTTTACGACTATATCGACCAGGGCGCGCGCTCCTCGGCGCAGGCGATGATTTCGGTGGTGCAGCCGCATCTGCAAGCGGGCAGCGTGCTGGATCTGGGCAGCGGCCGCGGTGTCTGGCTGAGCGAATGGATCAAGGCGGGTGTGCGGGACGTGGCCGGGGTCGATGGCGATTATGTCGACCGCGGCCGGCTGGCGATCCCGTGCGCGCAGTTCCACGCTGCCGACCTGACCAAACCTTTTGACCTGGGCCGCAAGTTCGATCTGGCGCAAAGCCTGGAGGTGGGCGAGCACCTGCCCGAGGCGGCCTCTGAGAAGCTGGTCGGCAGCCTGACGCGTCATGCCGACCGGGTGCTGTTCTCGGCCGCAGTGCCGGGGCAGGGGGGCGAGTTCCATATCAACGAGAAGCCGCTGTCGTTCTGGCAGGAGTTGTTTGCGGCGCACGGTTTCACTGCCTTCGACTTTGCCCGCCCCCGGCTGAAGCATATGGAGGGCGTCGAGCCCTGGTACCGCTACAACACCGTGCTGTACGCCAACGCCGCCGGCCGTGAAGGGCTGCCGCAGGAGGTGCTGGAAGCGGAAATCCCGGCCGGGCAGAAGGTGCCGCTGGCGGGCAGCCTGGGCTGGCGGATGCGGCGCGGACTGGTCTCGCTGATGCCGCAGCCGATGGTGACAAAGATCGCCCAGGGCCGTGCCGCGGTGCTGGCGCGCCGGGCCCGCCGCCTGCAGGAGGCCGCGGGATGA
- a CDS encoding GtrA family protein has product MKDAGQILRFSVVGATVAGLYVLGYTALLAAGLAQAPANALAFAAAVAVQYVLQTAWTFRRPLGLPDQMARFACTIAAGFAVSALITGVIGPALGWAHWLSAAAVTVILPVQNFIIFRLWVYAAAG; this is encoded by the coding sequence ATGAAGGACGCGGGGCAGATCCTGCGGTTTTCCGTCGTGGGAGCCACGGTCGCGGGGCTGTATGTGCTGGGCTACACCGCCCTCCTGGCAGCGGGCCTGGCCCAGGCGCCGGCCAATGCGCTGGCCTTTGCCGCCGCGGTGGCCGTGCAATACGTTCTGCAGACGGCGTGGACCTTCCGGCGCCCGCTGGGCCTGCCGGACCAGATGGCGCGCTTTGCCTGCACCATTGCTGCCGGCTTTGCCGTCTCGGCGCTGATCACCGGCGTGATCGGCCCGGCGCTGGGCTGGGCGCACTGGCTGTCTGCCGCCGCCGTCACCGTGATCCTGCCGGTTCAGAATTTCATTATCTTCCGCCTCTGGGTGTATGCCGCGGCTGGCTGA
- a CDS encoding glycosyltransferase family 2 protein, producing MQLSVVVPCYNEEESVPLLVERLVQAIEPWAQDAEIILADDGSSDDTWAAIEAAHAKHPVVRGIRLSANRGHQVALTAGLEAARGARVFMLDADLQDPPEILPDMMMMMDRGYDVVYGRRAERQGETLFKKATAFLFYRFLNTLSDVDIPKDTGDFRLVSRRALAAVLAMPERARFIRGMFAWAGFKQIGLEYVRDARVAGVTKYPFRAMLRFATDALTGFSTKPLKMATRLAFLSLYVTFLMAVYVFLSLILYNTAPGWASMLLAISFFSGIQLLTLGIMGEYIGRLYMESKQRPMYFLSEETGNRASVEPVEIEPAPLRKEAS from the coding sequence GTGCAGCTTTCCGTTGTTGTGCCCTGCTACAACGAAGAAGAGTCGGTCCCCCTGCTGGTGGAGCGGCTGGTGCAGGCCATTGAACCATGGGCGCAGGACGCCGAGATCATTCTGGCGGATGACGGCTCCAGCGACGACACCTGGGCGGCCATCGAGGCGGCTCATGCCAAGCACCCGGTGGTGCGGGGCATACGCCTGTCGGCCAACCGCGGCCATCAGGTGGCGCTGACCGCCGGGCTGGAGGCGGCGCGCGGCGCGCGGGTCTTCATGCTGGATGCGGACCTGCAGGACCCGCCGGAGATCCTGCCCGACATGATGATGATGATGGACCGCGGCTATGACGTGGTTTACGGGCGCCGGGCGGAGCGGCAGGGCGAGACCCTGTTCAAGAAGGCCACCGCCTTTCTGTTCTACCGCTTCCTGAACACGCTGTCGGATGTGGATATCCCCAAGGACACCGGCGATTTCCGCCTGGTCAGCCGCCGCGCGCTGGCGGCCGTTCTGGCGATGCCGGAGCGGGCGCGGTTCATCCGCGGCATGTTCGCCTGGGCGGGGTTCAAGCAAATCGGACTGGAATATGTGCGCGATGCGCGGGTTGCCGGGGTTACCAAGTACCCGTTCAGGGCGATGCTGCGCTTTGCCACCGATGCGCTGACCGGGTTTTCCACCAAGCCGCTGAAAATGGCGACGCGGCTGGCGTTCCTGAGCCTTTATGTGACCTTCCTGATGGCGGTGTATGTGTTCCTGTCGCTGATCCTCTACAACACGGCGCCGGGCTGGGCGTCGATGCTGCTGGCGATTTCCTTTTTCTCCGGCATTCAGCTGCTGACGCTCGGGATCATGGGGGAATATATCGGCCGGCTCTATATGGAGAGCAAACAGCGGCCGATGTATTTCCTGTCGGAGGAAACCGGCAACCGCGCTTCTGTGGAGCCCGTGGAAATTGAGCCCGCGCCGCTTCGCAAGGAAGCGTCGTGA
- a CDS encoding CocE/NonD family hydrolase has translation MAGAYSIIENTWIPLPDGRKLSARMWMPEGEGPFPAILEYLPYRKRDGTAPRDETTHPVFAAAGYACIRVDIAGTGDSEGVFDDEYSEQELSDGEAVLAWIAAQEWCDGNIGMIGISWGGFNGLQLAFRRPEALKAVVSVASTVDRYADDIHYMGGCLLSDNANWGSQMFAYQSRPADPEHRPDWRADWIRRIEEMPFMAADWLRHQTRGDFWKHGSVCEDWPAIQAPVLAITGWADAYVNAPPALAANLTVPAKAMIGPWEHRYAHIAKLDPADFHGEVLAWFGKWLKGEETGAEDLPDYRVYMQEHFNPSMQNKPRRGRWVAEANWPSPNVRERVMHLGAGVLAETPGQGVSAVSNPATVGQASGYFCPGMRFDNELAGDQAADDKLSACFDTIPLAEPLELLGRPRVKIAFSADKPVAQLVARLCDVSPEGVSQRITYRPLNLTCRNGFEAPEELVPGERYEAEIELNECAHRLKPGHKLRLALSTSYWPIVWPAPEAAEVSLHLEGCALVLPERRAAEEIEPQNPGAPRDYPVLQAEQLRAAGGTSRTWAREDGALVLDTFDDYGKAVDPHHGMCVGSHVTMHYEVHPDDPATAAFASNWTFEFERGGWQVSIDTENRVTCDRENFYLWRKATAYEGAGKDLVLVREWQETIPRGVL, from the coding sequence ATGGCTGGCGCATACAGCATCATCGAGAATACATGGATCCCCCTGCCGGACGGGCGCAAACTGTCGGCGCGTATGTGGATGCCCGAAGGGGAGGGGCCGTTTCCGGCAATTCTCGAATATCTGCCCTACCGCAAGCGCGACGGCACAGCGCCGCGCGATGAGACCACGCATCCAGTCTTTGCCGCCGCGGGTTATGCCTGCATCCGGGTGGACATTGCGGGCACCGGCGACAGCGAGGGGGTGTTTGACGATGAATACTCCGAGCAGGAGCTGAGCGACGGCGAGGCGGTGCTGGCCTGGATTGCAGCGCAGGAGTGGTGCGACGGCAATATCGGCATGATCGGGATCAGCTGGGGCGGCTTCAACGGGCTGCAGCTGGCTTTCCGCCGTCCGGAAGCCTTGAAGGCTGTGGTGTCGGTTGCCTCGACCGTGGACCGCTATGCCGATGATATCCACTACATGGGCGGCTGCCTGCTGAGCGACAATGCCAACTGGGGCAGCCAGATGTTTGCCTATCAGTCCCGCCCGGCGGACCCGGAGCACCGGCCGGACTGGCGCGCGGACTGGATCAGGCGGATTGAGGAGATGCCCTTCATGGCTGCCGATTGGCTGCGGCACCAGACCCGGGGGGATTTCTGGAAACACGGGTCGGTCTGCGAGGACTGGCCCGCGATCCAGGCGCCGGTGCTGGCAATCACCGGCTGGGCAGATGCCTATGTGAACGCGCCGCCCGCGCTGGCGGCAAACCTGACTGTGCCCGCCAAGGCGATGATCGGCCCGTGGGAGCACCGCTATGCCCATATTGCCAAGCTGGACCCGGCGGATTTTCATGGCGAGGTGCTGGCCTGGTTCGGCAAATGGCTGAAGGGCGAGGAGACCGGTGCCGAAGACCTTCCGGATTACCGCGTCTACATGCAGGAGCATTTCAACCCGTCCATGCAGAACAAGCCGCGCCGGGGGCGCTGGGTGGCAGAGGCAAACTGGCCCTCGCCCAACGTGCGGGAGCGGGTGATGCATCTGGGCGCGGGAGTGCTTGCGGAAACGCCCGGGCAAGGGGTATCGGCAGTCAGCAATCCCGCCACGGTGGGGCAGGCTTCCGGCTATTTCTGTCCAGGGATGCGGTTTGACAATGAGCTAGCGGGCGACCAGGCGGCGGATGACAAGCTGTCGGCCTGTTTCGACACTATCCCCTTGGCGGAGCCGCTGGAGCTGCTGGGACGCCCGCGGGTCAAGATTGCTTTCAGCGCCGACAAGCCGGTAGCGCAGCTGGTTGCGCGGCTCTGCGATGTATCGCCCGAGGGCGTGTCGCAGCGGATCACTTACCGGCCGCTGAATCTGACTTGCCGCAACGGTTTCGAGGCGCCGGAGGAGCTGGTGCCGGGTGAACGCTATGAAGCGGAGATCGAGCTGAACGAATGCGCCCACCGCCTGAAGCCGGGCCACAAGCTGCGGCTGGCGCTGTCAACGTCGTACTGGCCGATTGTCTGGCCCGCGCCGGAGGCGGCGGAGGTCAGCCTGCATCTGGAGGGGTGCGCGCTGGTGCTTCCGGAACGGCGGGCTGCAGAAGAGATCGAGCCGCAGAACCCCGGCGCGCCGCGGGACTATCCGGTGCTGCAGGCAGAGCAATTGCGCGCGGCCGGCGGTACCTCCAGAACCTGGGCCCGTGAGGACGGCGCGCTGGTGCTGGATACCTTTGACGACTACGGCAAGGCGGTGGATCCCCATCACGGCATGTGCGTGGGCAGCCATGTCACCATGCATTACGAAGTCCATCCGGATGACCCGGCCACGGCTGCCTTTGCCAGCAACTGGACCTTCGAGTTCGAGCGCGGCGGCTGGCAGGTTTCGATCGATACCGAAAACAGGGTGACTTGTGACAGGGAGAACTTCTACCTCTGGCGCAAGGCGACCGCGTATGAGGGCGCCGGCAAAGACCTGGTGCTCGTCAGGGAATGGCAGGAAACGATTCCCCGCGGCGTGCTGTAG
- a CDS encoding helix-turn-helix transcriptional regulator — protein MTADFSSNLRRLCADTGSIAQVCREIGINRQQFNRYLNGHGLPSAHNLHRIARYFGLQEEDLFAPHQDFRRQRGAAQAVSAPALQFSSLFRDQARHLRRFMGVYHGYFRTPTWPGRIVRSLIWLRAQDGCAVTHTFERATARDGSIRQRSRYAGMATFRNNRICMYEAPRRGGGYLSETVLMPAHPQQLSYLQGLTLGISAGPGQAPFSTPTVWVRISERTSAREALAVTGAYPEASPRIDPKVRRLLGEQPPLSVDPGTPEQGGSRG, from the coding sequence ATGACCGCAGATTTCTCCAGCAACCTGCGCAGGCTGTGCGCCGATACGGGCAGCATCGCCCAGGTCTGCCGCGAAATCGGCATCAACCGGCAGCAGTTCAACCGTTATCTCAACGGCCATGGCCTGCCGTCGGCCCACAACCTCCACCGCATCGCCCGTTATTTCGGGCTGCAGGAAGAAGATCTGTTTGCCCCGCATCAGGACTTCCGCCGGCAGCGGGGGGCGGCGCAAGCGGTTTCGGCTCCGGCGCTCCAGTTCAGCAGCTTGTTCCGCGATCAGGCACGGCACCTGCGCCGCTTCATGGGGGTCTACCACGGCTATTTCCGCACCCCGACCTGGCCCGGCCGGATCGTGCGCTCCCTGATTTGGCTGCGCGCGCAGGACGGCTGCGCCGTCACCCACACGTTTGAACGCGCCACCGCCCGCGACGGCAGCATCCGCCAGCGCAGCCGCTATGCCGGCATGGCGACGTTCCGCAACAACCGCATCTGCATGTATGAAGCGCCCCGCCGCGGCGGCGGCTACCTGTCGGAAACCGTGCTGATGCCTGCCCATCCGCAGCAGCTGTCCTATTTGCAGGGGCTGACCCTGGGAATCTCCGCAGGCCCCGGCCAGGCGCCTTTTTCCACCCCCACCGTCTGGGTCAGGATCAGCGAGAGAACCTCCGCCCGCGAAGCCCTGGCCGTCACCGGCGCCTACCCCGAGGCCAGCCCCCGCATTGACCCCAAGGTGCGGCGCCTGCTGGGAGAACAGCCGCCGCTAAGCGTGGACCCGGGCACGCCGGAACAAGGAGGGTCACGGGGCTGA
- a CDS encoding CaiB/BaiF CoA transferase family protein, translating to MTPLAGLKVVELARILAGPWIGQSLADLGAHVVKVESPDGDDTRKWGPPFIEREGDTTAAYYYAANRGKDCVTADFRTEEGRQVVLDLIRDADILIENFKVGGLKKYGLDYESLSKINPRLIYCSVTGFGQDGPYAPRAGYDFLLQGMSGLMSITGEQNGQPQKVGVAITDIVTGLYGTIGILAAVEQRHRTGRGQHLDMSLLDCATALLANQAMNYLATGENPVRLGNDHPNIAPYQVLAVKDGHVILAVGNDGQFQRLCDVLGLADAKADARFQTNQLRVANRRVLTVMLEEALAQWPQTGLLAALEAATVPAGPINTIGQAFEDPQIRHREMQIAPEGVPGVRGPWKFSDAELALEKTAPKLPE from the coding sequence ATGACCCCGCTTGCAGGCCTCAAGGTGGTTGAATTGGCCCGAATCCTAGCGGGCCCCTGGATCGGCCAGTCGCTGGCGGATCTGGGCGCCCACGTGGTGAAGGTGGAAAGCCCGGACGGGGATGACACCCGCAAATGGGGCCCGCCCTTCATCGAGCGCGAGGGCGACACCACCGCCGCGTATTATTACGCTGCCAACCGGGGCAAGGACTGCGTGACCGCGGATTTCCGCACCGAAGAAGGCAGGCAGGTTGTGCTGGATCTGATCCGGGACGCGGATATCCTGATCGAGAATTTCAAGGTCGGCGGGCTGAAGAAATACGGGCTGGATTACGAGAGCCTCAGCAAGATCAATCCGCGGCTGATCTATTGCTCGGTCACCGGTTTCGGCCAGGACGGGCCATATGCGCCGCGGGCCGGCTATGACTTCCTGCTGCAGGGCATGTCCGGGCTTATGTCGATCACCGGCGAACAGAACGGCCAGCCGCAGAAAGTCGGGGTGGCGATCACGGATATTGTCACCGGGCTTTATGGCACGATCGGTATCCTGGCGGCGGTGGAGCAGCGTCACAGGACCGGCCGCGGCCAGCATCTGGACATGTCGCTGCTGGACTGCGCCACCGCCCTTCTGGCCAATCAGGCGATGAACTATCTGGCGACCGGCGAAAACCCGGTGCGGCTGGGCAACGACCACCCGAACATCGCGCCCTATCAGGTGCTGGCGGTAAAGGACGGCCACGTGATCCTGGCGGTGGGCAATGACGGCCAGTTCCAGCGCCTGTGCGATGTTCTGGGGCTGGCGGATGCCAAGGCGGACGCGCGGTTCCAGACCAACCAGCTGCGGGTCGCCAACCGCAGGGTGCTGACAGTGATGCTGGAGGAGGCGCTGGCGCAGTGGCCGCAGACCGGGCTGCTGGCGGCGCTGGAAGCGGCAACCGTGCCGGCCGGGCCGATCAACACCATCGGTCAGGCCTTTGAGGATCCGCAGATCAGGCACCGGGAGATGCAGATAGCACCCGAGGGCGTGCCCGGGGTGCGGGGGCCGTGGAAATTCTCGGACGCCGAACTGGCGCTGGAGAAAACGGCGCCGAAGCTGCCGGAGTAG